In Zingiber officinale cultivar Zhangliang chromosome 6A, Zo_v1.1, whole genome shotgun sequence, a single genomic region encodes these proteins:
- the LOC121993834 gene encoding NADP-dependent glyceraldehyde-3-phosphate dehydrogenase-like: protein MAQLSLRVVWPSSPLHNPARRHHLSSPAPPFLSLMPRLLVARSELLRTSPVSVEEEKRALEAVVVKESAMAGSGVFTHIVDENQVFKYYAEGEWKKSASGKTVSIVNPTTRKTQYNVQACTQEEVNKVMEAAKAAQRQWARTPLWKRAELLHKAAEILKENKDPIAECLVKEIAKPAKDAVTEVVRSGDLLSYTAEEGVRILGEGKLLLSDSFPGNERNKYCLSSKIPLGIVLAIPPFNYPVNLAVSKIGPALIAGNSLVLKPPTQGSVAALHMVHCFHLAGFPKGLISCITGKGSEIGDFMTMHPGVNCISFTGGDTGIAISKKAGMIPLQMELGGKDACIVLEDADLDLVATNIVQGGYSYSGQRCTAVKVVLIMESVADEFVEKVNAKMAKLSVGTPEENCDITPVISESSANFIEGLVMDAKEKGATFCQEYKREGNLIWPLLLDHVRANMRIAWEEPFGPVLPVIRIRSVKEAIHHCNASNFGLQGSVFTKDINKAITIGDAIESGTIQINSAPARGPDHFPFQGLKDSGIGSQGIVNSINMMTKIKSLVINLPSPSYTMG, encoded by the exons ATGGCCCAGCTTTCTCTCCGCGTTGTGTGGCCCTCGTCGCCCCTCCATAATCCTGCCCGCCGCCACCATCTCTCCTCCCCTGCTCCTCCTTTTCTCAGTCTGATGCCGCGCCTCCTCGTCGCTCGCTCGGAGCTGCTGCGGACGTCGCCGGTGTCggtggaggaagagaagagggcgCTCGAGGCAGTGGTTGTGAAAGAATCTGCCATGGCCGGGTCGGGCGTGTTCACCCACATCGTCGACGAGAACCAGGTGTTCAAATACTACGCCGAAGGGGAGTGGAAGAAATCCGCCTCCGGGAAAACAGTCTCCATTGTCAATCCCACCACCCGCAAGACTCAGTACAATGTCCAAG CATGCACACAGGAAGAGGTGAACAAGGTGATGGAGGCCGCCAAGGCAGCACAGAGGCAGTGGGCACGGACGCCGCTGTGGAAGCGGGCAGAGCTCCTCCACAAAGCCGCGGAGATCCTTAAAGAGAACAAGGACCCAATAGCCGAGTGCCTTGTCAAGGAGATTGCTAAACCAGCAAAGGATGCTGTCACTGAA GTGGTGAGGTCTGGTGACTTGCTATCATACACCGCTGAGGAAGGAGTGAGAATACTTGGAGAGGGCAAGCTCTTGCTCTCAGATAGCTTCCCTGGTAATGAGCGCAACAAGTACTGCCTCAGTTCCAAG ATCCCTCTTGGGATTGTATTGGCGATCCCTCCTTTCAACTATCCTGTAAACTTGGCAGTCTCCAAGATTGGTCCTGCACTAATTGCTGGCAATTCCTTGGTGCTCAAGCCCCCTACTCAG GGTTCTGTGGCTGCTCTTCACATGGTGCACTGCTTTCACCTCGCCGGTTTCCCAAAGGGCCTCATCAGCTGTATCACAGGCAAAGGTTCAGAGATCGGTGACTTCATGACAATGCACCCTGGAGTAAATTGCATCAG TTTCACGGGAGGCGATACCGGGATTGCCATTTCAAAGAAAGCTGGAATGATCCCTCTGCAGATGGAGCTAGGTGGGAAGGACGCATGCATTGTTCTTGAGGATGCTGATCTTGACTTGGTTGCTACAAACATTGTACAAGGAGGCTACTCTTACAG TGGACAAAGATGCACAGCTGTTAAGGTGGTTCTGATCATGGAATCGGTAGCTGATGAATTTGTCGAGAAGGTGAATGCTAAAATGGCGAAGTTGAGTGTTGGGACACCGGAGGAAAACTGTGACATTACACCGGTCATATCGGAATCATCTGCAAACTTCATAGAAGGTCTGGTTATGGATGCCAAGGAGAAAGGAGCCACCTTCTGCCAGGAGTACAAGAGGGAGGGCAATCTCATCTGGCCATTGCTCTTGGATCATGTCCGAGCCAACATGAGAATTGCTTGGGAGGAGCCCTTCGGACCAGTCTTGCCAGTGATCAGAATCCGCTCCGTCAAGGAAGCTATCCACCATTGCAATGCCAGCAACTTTGGCCTCCAG GGATCTGTCTTCACAAAAGATATCAATAAGGCAATAACGATCGGCGATGCAATCGAATCAGGAACAATTCAGATAAATTCAGCACCAGCTCGAGGGCCTGACCATTTCCCCTTCCAG GGTTTGAAAGACAGTGGCATTGGCTCACAGGGAATAGTTAACAGTATCAATATGATGACAAAGATCAAAAGCCTTGTGATCAACCTACCATCTCCATCTTACACCATGGGGTAG
- the LOC121993835 gene encoding uncharacterized protein LOC121993835: MRRVAEEPSPSTSCAAPNGDDARKRFRFQSLFQDYMELIKETEEKKRRLVETRQKKRRLLSEVRFLRRKYEILSANQCQQFRLKEPSDTEPVIIAQPGNKLVLCGKPPTGKKPKPSEAARTSNYNLNSLNTHTSQCQFTKTSRKRPTESLCFAQSSSTHFRVMEAANASTSATLGVNEVAFKIGQEMNQFKLEQNHKQMQKFNRVPMIGGGSKDKLAICRDPGNNSKKIGKRKLSWRDPLVLEV; this comes from the exons atgaggagGGTCGCCGAGGAGCCATCGCCATCCACTTCTTGCGCTGCTCCTAATGGCGACGATGCCAGGAAAAGATTCAGATTCCAATCGCTCTTTCAAGATTACATGGAATTGATTAAG GAAActgaagaaaagaagaggagacTGGTGGAGACGAGACAAAAGAAACGGAGACTCTTGTCTGAAGTCAG ATTTTTGAGAAGAAAATATGAGATTCTATCTGCAAACCAATGTCAGCAATTTAGATTGAAGGAGCCATCTGACACAGAGCCCGTGATCATTGCTCAACCTGGGAACAAGCTTGTTCTCTGTGGAAAGCCTCCTACAGGAAAGAAGCCCAAACCATCTGAAGCTGCACGTACAAGTAACTACAATCTGAATTCTTTGAATACACATACATCTCAGTGTCAGTTTACAAAGACATCTCGGAAAAGGCCAACCGAATCCCTGTGCTTTGCACAATCTTCATCAACGCACTTCAGGGTAATGGAAGCTGCAAATGCTAGCACTTCAGCAACGCTAGGTGTGAATGAAGTAGCTTTTAAG ATTGGGCAAGAAATGAACCAGTTTAAGTTGGAGCAGAATCACAAGCAAATGCAGAAGTTCAATAGAGTGCCTATGATTGGAGGGGGCTCAAAAGATAAGTTGGCTATTTGTAGAGATCCTGGAAACAACTCCAAGAAGATTGGTAAGAGAAAACTCTCTTGGCGAGACCCACTGGTGTTGGAGGTTTGA